Proteins encoded together in one Miscanthus floridulus cultivar M001 chromosome 16, ASM1932011v1, whole genome shotgun sequence window:
- the LOC136513695 gene encoding peroxidase 2-like isoform X1, whose amino-acid sequence MAASSCFSSPASALAALCVLLLALAGAALGHRPSGGSALSSTFYDASCPSAYDVVRRVIQNARVSDPRIPASLIRLHFHDCFVTGCDGSLLLDDDLPAIQTEKRVPANNNSARGFPVVDDIKSALEEACPGIVSCADILALAAEISVELAGGPRWRVLLGRRDGTTTNVQSARNLPNFFDPLNVLQEKFRNVNLDDTDLVALQGNQSTSTYKRSNTNSSNLEIKVQDSVCLSLSQNLNIFAISTSGAHTFGKVQCQFTQQNCTAGQSSGALENLDQVTPKVFDNKYYNNLLEGRAQLPSDQVMLSDPSAAATTAPIVHRFAGNQQDFFRNFAASMIKMGNISPLTGKDGEIRSNCRRVNKSY is encoded by the exons ATGGCCGCTTCCTCCTGCTTCTCATCTCCCGCCTCGGCGTTAGCGGCGCTCTGCGTGCTCTTGCTCGCCTTAGCTGGAGCCGCGCTCGGTCACCGTCCCAGCGGCGGCTCGGCGCTGAGCTCCACGTTCTACGACGCGTCGTGCCCCAGCGCCTACGACGTCGTCCGGCGCGTCATCCAGAACGCCCGGGTCTCTGACCCTCGCATCCCGGCCAGCCTCATCCGCCTCCAtttccacgactgcttcgtcaCC GGTTGCGACGGCTCGCTCCTGCTGGACGACGACCTCCCGGCGATCCAGACCGAGAAGCGTGTGCCCGCCAACAACAACTCGGCGCGGGGCTTTCCGGTGGTCGACGACATCAAGAGCGCGCTGGAGGAAGCCTGCCCCGGCATCGTCTCCTGCGCTGACATCCTCGCCCTGGCAGCTGAGATCTCCGTTGAACTC GCTGGAGGACCACGGTGGAGGGTGCTTCTTGGCCGGCGAGACGGCACGACGACCAACGTCCAGAGCGCCAGGAACCTGCCCAACTTCTTCGACCCCCTGAACGTCCTCCAGGAGAAGTTTAGAAACGTCAACCTCGACGACACTGACCTCGTCGCCCTCCAAGGTAATCAATCTACATCTACTTACAAACGTAGCAACACAAACAGTTCAAACTTAGAAATTAAAGTTCAAGACAGTGTGTGCCTTAGCTTATCACAAAATCTCAACATATTTGCTATTTCCACTTCAGGAGCTCACACATTCGGCAAAGTACAGTGCCAGTTCACGCAGCAGAATTGCACGGCCGGCCAGTCCAGCGGCGCACTGGAGAACCTCGACCAGGTCACACCCAAGGTCTTCGACAACAAGTATTACAACAACCTCTTAGAGGGCCGCGCTCAGCTACCGTCCGACCAGGTTATGCTATCGGACCCTTCTGCTGCGGCGACCACTGCTCCCATTGTTCATCGGTTCGCAGGCAACCAACAGGATTTTTTCAGAAACTTTGCGGCATCCATGATTAAGATGGGAAACATTAGCCCGCTGACAGGAAAGGATGGGGAGATCAGGAGCAACTGCCGGAGGGTTAACAAAAGCTACTGA
- the LOC136513695 gene encoding peroxidase 2-like isoform X2, which produces MAASSCFSSPASALAALCVLLLALAGAALGHRPSGGSALSSTFYDASCPSAYDVVRRVIQNARVSDPRIPASLIRLHFHDCFVTGCDGSLLLDDDLPAIQTEKRVPANNNSARGFPVVDDIKSALEEACPGIVSCADILALAAEISVELAGGPRWRVLLGRRDGTTTNVQSARNLPNFFDPLNVLQEKFRNVNLDDTDLVALQGAHTFGKVQCQFTQQNCTAGQSSGALENLDQVTPKVFDNKYYNNLLEGRAQLPSDQVMLSDPSAAATTAPIVHRFAGNQQDFFRNFAASMIKMGNISPLTGKDGEIRSNCRRVNKSY; this is translated from the exons ATGGCCGCTTCCTCCTGCTTCTCATCTCCCGCCTCGGCGTTAGCGGCGCTCTGCGTGCTCTTGCTCGCCTTAGCTGGAGCCGCGCTCGGTCACCGTCCCAGCGGCGGCTCGGCGCTGAGCTCCACGTTCTACGACGCGTCGTGCCCCAGCGCCTACGACGTCGTCCGGCGCGTCATCCAGAACGCCCGGGTCTCTGACCCTCGCATCCCGGCCAGCCTCATCCGCCTCCAtttccacgactgcttcgtcaCC GGTTGCGACGGCTCGCTCCTGCTGGACGACGACCTCCCGGCGATCCAGACCGAGAAGCGTGTGCCCGCCAACAACAACTCGGCGCGGGGCTTTCCGGTGGTCGACGACATCAAGAGCGCGCTGGAGGAAGCCTGCCCCGGCATCGTCTCCTGCGCTGACATCCTCGCCCTGGCAGCTGAGATCTCCGTTGAACTC GCTGGAGGACCACGGTGGAGGGTGCTTCTTGGCCGGCGAGACGGCACGACGACCAACGTCCAGAGCGCCAGGAACCTGCCCAACTTCTTCGACCCCCTGAACGTCCTCCAGGAGAAGTTTAGAAACGTCAACCTCGACGACACTGACCTCGTCGCCCTCCAAG GAGCTCACACATTCGGCAAAGTACAGTGCCAGTTCACGCAGCAGAATTGCACGGCCGGCCAGTCCAGCGGCGCACTGGAGAACCTCGACCAGGTCACACCCAAGGTCTTCGACAACAAGTATTACAACAACCTCTTAGAGGGCCGCGCTCAGCTACCGTCCGACCAGGTTATGCTATCGGACCCTTCTGCTGCGGCGACCACTGCTCCCATTGTTCATCGGTTCGCAGGCAACCAACAGGATTTTTTCAGAAACTTTGCGGCATCCATGATTAAGATGGGAAACATTAGCCCGCTGACAGGAAAGGATGGGGAGATCAGGAGCAACTGCCGGAGGGTTAACAAAAGCTACTGA